The Williamwhitmania taraxaci genome includes a window with the following:
- a CDS encoding four helix bundle protein — protein sequence MSSFKSLIVYKKAFTLAMEIFEITKGFPKDEIYSLTSQIRRSSRSVCSNIGEGYRKRRYEAHFISKMSDSDMENSETQVWFDFSMACKYITIETYTDLTQKSEEIGRLLNDMITNPGKYK from the coding sequence ATGAGCAGTTTTAAATCTTTGATCGTTTATAAAAAAGCTTTTACCTTAGCAATGGAGATATTTGAAATTACAAAAGGTTTCCCTAAGGATGAAATCTATTCATTGACAAGCCAAATTAGGAGATCATCCCGATCAGTTTGTTCAAACATTGGTGAGGGATATCGAAAACGACGTTATGAAGCACATTTTATAAGTAAAATGTCTGATTCGGATATGGAGAATAGCGAGACACAAGTTTGGTTCGATTTTTCAATGGCGTGTAAATATATTACGATTGAAACGTATACCGATCTCACCCAAAAATCAGAAGAAATTGGTAGACTATTAAATGATATGATAACGAATCCGGGGAAATACAAGTAA
- a CDS encoding pseudouridine synthase — MEITDKPHHRHFIIHKPYGYLCQFVCELPRKKLIGELYDFPAGTMAIGRLDEESEGLLFLTTDGMMSEIIRSKKIEKEYYAQVDGLITDEAIEQLREGVEIGIRDVKYITNPCKAFRLENAPNFQPRTRKIRDDRHGPTCWISITLTEGKERQVRKMTAAVGFPTLRLMRVRIGEIHLGTLEACRVVEVENFTDEPTL, encoded by the coding sequence ATGGAAATTACCGACAAACCACATCACCGCCATTTTATAATCCATAAACCCTATGGCTATCTCTGCCAGTTTGTGTGCGAGCTGCCAAGAAAGAAGCTGATTGGTGAGCTCTACGATTTTCCGGCGGGAACCATGGCCATTGGTCGGCTGGACGAGGAGAGCGAGGGGCTACTCTTCCTTACTACCGATGGGATGATGAGCGAGATTATTCGCAGTAAAAAGATTGAGAAGGAGTATTACGCACAGGTAGATGGATTAATTACCGATGAGGCGATAGAGCAACTTCGTGAGGGCGTTGAAATTGGCATCCGCGACGTTAAATACATTACCAATCCGTGCAAAGCTTTTCGGTTGGAGAATGCCCCCAACTTCCAGCCACGCACGCGCAAAATCCGTGACGATCGCCACGGACCAACCTGCTGGATTTCCATTACGCTCACCGAAGGAAAGGAGCGGCAAGTTCGAAAAATGACCGCGGCAGTAGGCTTTCCTACCCTCCGGCTTATGCGGGTTCGCATTGGCGAAATTCATCTCGGCACGCTTGAAGCCTGTAGGGTGGTGGAAGTCGAAAATTTTACAGATGAACCCACGCTGTAA
- a CDS encoding succinate dehydrogenase cytochrome b subunit gives MGNIFSSSIGKKLVMSISGLFLITFLSLHLFLNSLLLVSADAFNMAANFMSTNPLIRIMEPVLALGFIIHIVYATLLTLKNQTARPIGYQNVDQRMASTWSSRNMYVLGFALLSFLVMHMANFFWKIKFGTVPSVMVDGIEMHDTYTLVTSLFLTYKWINGVYLAGALALGFHLSHGFWSAFQTIGWNNTVWMSRLKFVSYLFAIILAGGYSVISLYFWFFASL, from the coding sequence ATGGGAAATATCTTTAGCTCGTCAATCGGGAAAAAACTGGTAATGAGCATTTCCGGTCTATTCTTGATCACATTCTTATCGCTGCATCTCTTCCTTAACTCGCTTTTGCTGGTTAGCGCCGATGCTTTCAACATGGCGGCAAACTTTATGAGCACCAATCCGCTCATTCGGATTATGGAGCCGGTACTTGCGTTGGGCTTCATCATTCACATTGTTTACGCAACGCTGCTTACCTTGAAGAATCAGACTGCACGCCCAATTGGCTATCAAAATGTTGATCAGCGAATGGCTAGTACTTGGTCGAGCCGCAACATGTACGTTCTAGGTTTTGCGTTACTCTCATTTTTGGTAATGCACATGGCCAACTTCTTTTGGAAGATTAAGTTTGGCACAGTTCCTTCGGTTATGGTCGATGGCATTGAAATGCACGACACTTACACGCTTGTTACTTCCTTGTTTCTTACCTACAAATGGATAAATGGTGTTTACTTGGCGGGTGCCTTGGCCTTGGGCTTTCACCTGTCTCACGGTTTTTGGTCGGCTTTCCAAACCATTGGTTGGAACAACACAGTGTGGATGAGTAGGCTTAAGTTTGTTTCCTATTTATTTGCAATTATACTCGCCGGCGGATACAGTGTAATCAGCCTTTATTTCTGGTTCTTCGCTAGTCTCTAA
- a CDS encoding response regulator, translating to MTKQIHILYVDDNPLDRALVRDSLEKEHGGFILTEAKSQKEFEKLIHEKVYDLVLTDFNILGFDGLQVLDVVKKISPITPVIIVTGTGTEEVAVAAMKRGASDYVIKTAGHINRLPQTIQTVIASVQIRFEKEKAQYELVKMNRVYAVISQINQLIVRSNDQKKLFCEACDIAIKFGGFRMAWIGLVDEVSKSIKPFCWSGYEAGYLTNFEIPIDDNSPSGKGPVGKAFKENKYSVFNDVLNDPSFEPWRNEALKRDYRSIISLPLKSENKVIGTFNIFSSEYNFFEEQEITLLVEVADDLSFALKSIQKEQELIFSQEKYKSLYENAPLPYQSLNEDGIILDVNPAWLKLLGYSIDEVVGKWYGSFLHPDAKAAFAKNFPVLKTCGSVAEVPFMLRKRDSSYIRISLNGLSSYFPDGSFKQTHCVFHDITVQEAALEGLKNSEHQKSIILQTTTEGFWILDFEGRFVEVNNSYCKLSGYSRDELLAMSVSDVELIEKKGAVETRMQKVIKQGTDRFETKHRCKNGNSLDFEISVNYTPNDKLFFVFLHDITKRKADEKLLLRSEKELKRAQEITHIGSWSLDLATDEVVWSEELYKMYGFDSNLPVPPYSEHMKFFTPESWNILSDSVAKARETGVPYELELNLVRKDGSNGWMWVRGETVLDNENKVVKLWGVAQDISERRQAEEELRNAKERAEESDRLKSAFLANMSHEIRTPMNGILGFADLLKRPNLTGEKQQKYIRIIEKSGTRMLNIINDIINVSKIESGLMEVNIQETNVNEQIEFVYTFFNPGAVAKGLRLSISNSLPIDESIFKTDSEKLYAILTNLVNNAIKYTPTGSIEFGYRLRTVRGAVVTLGVPNAPSELEFFVKDTGIGIPKARQQAIFERFIQADITDKNAFQGAGLGLSISKAYVEMLEGTIWVESEEGKGSSFYFTLPYHIDAIVKNSSKNESSPLVEAPPINNLKIVIAEDDEASDQLISVVVEEFAKEILHVRTGTEAVAACFNNPDIDLVLMDIQMPEMNGYDATKQIRSFNRDIVIIAQTAYALEGDREKAIVAGCNDYTTKPIKANELQQLIIKHFKKE from the coding sequence ATGACCAAACAAATTCATATCCTGTACGTTGACGACAACCCGTTAGACAGGGCATTGGTGCGCGACTCTTTGGAAAAAGAGCATGGTGGGTTTATACTCACAGAAGCGAAATCTCAAAAGGAATTTGAGAAATTAATACATGAAAAAGTATATGATCTGGTTTTAACCGATTTCAACATCTTGGGATTTGACGGATTACAGGTGCTTGATGTTGTGAAAAAAATATCGCCTATCACTCCTGTAATTATAGTTACGGGTACTGGCACCGAAGAGGTTGCTGTGGCGGCAATGAAACGTGGAGCGTCAGATTATGTTATTAAAACAGCTGGTCATATAAACCGATTACCTCAAACGATACAAACAGTAATAGCATCCGTGCAGATTCGTTTCGAAAAAGAGAAAGCACAATACGAATTAGTAAAGATGAACCGTGTTTATGCGGTAATCAGTCAAATTAATCAGTTGATTGTTAGAAGCAACGACCAAAAAAAACTTTTTTGTGAGGCTTGTGATATTGCCATAAAATTTGGTGGTTTCCGTATGGCTTGGATTGGGCTGGTTGATGAGGTGTCAAAATCGATAAAACCCTTTTGCTGGTCGGGTTACGAGGCTGGTTATCTTACAAATTTTGAAATTCCTATAGATGACAACTCTCCTTCAGGAAAAGGGCCTGTGGGAAAAGCATTTAAAGAAAACAAATACTCAGTTTTTAATGATGTATTGAATGATCCATCTTTTGAACCCTGGCGGAACGAAGCGCTTAAAAGAGATTATAGATCCATTATTTCCTTGCCTTTAAAGTCTGAAAATAAAGTAATTGGAACTTTCAATATTTTTTCTTCTGAATACAATTTTTTCGAAGAGCAAGAAATAACGTTGCTTGTTGAAGTTGCAGATGATCTTTCATTTGCTCTAAAATCAATTCAAAAGGAGCAAGAATTGATCTTTAGCCAAGAAAAATATAAATCATTATACGAGAATGCTCCTCTTCCTTATCAATCGTTAAATGAGGACGGGATAATTTTAGATGTGAATCCTGCTTGGTTAAAATTGCTTGGTTATTCGATTGATGAGGTCGTTGGTAAGTGGTATGGTAGTTTTTTACATCCTGATGCTAAAGCTGCTTTTGCTAAAAACTTTCCGGTTCTTAAGACCTGTGGTTCGGTAGCGGAAGTTCCATTTATGTTGCGAAAAAGGGACAGTTCCTACATTCGCATTTCTTTAAATGGTTTGTCGTCTTACTTCCCCGATGGATCTTTTAAACAGACTCATTGTGTTTTTCATGATATTACGGTTCAGGAAGCTGCATTAGAGGGGCTAAAAAACAGCGAACACCAAAAGAGCATTATTTTGCAGACAACGACCGAGGGGTTTTGGATTCTTGATTTTGAGGGTCGTTTTGTCGAAGTAAATAATTCATACTGCAAATTATCCGGTTATAGCCGAGATGAATTGTTAGCAATGTCGGTTAGTGATGTTGAACTTATTGAGAAAAAGGGTGCTGTTGAGACGCGAATGCAAAAAGTTATTAAGCAAGGAACGGATAGGTTTGAAACCAAACACCGATGTAAAAATGGAAACAGTTTAGATTTCGAAATAAGTGTAAACTATACGCCAAATGACAAATTATTTTTTGTTTTTCTCCATGATATTACCAAACGCAAAGCTGATGAGAAATTATTGTTGAGAAGCGAAAAAGAGTTAAAAAGGGCACAGGAAATTACCCATATAGGTAGTTGGTCCTTGGATTTAGCCACTGATGAAGTTGTCTGGTCCGAAGAACTATACAAAATGTATGGATTCGACTCTAATCTTCCGGTGCCTCCATATTCGGAACACATGAAGTTTTTTACACCAGAGAGCTGGAATATCCTATCAGATTCCGTTGCAAAAGCAAGGGAAACAGGTGTTCCTTATGAGCTTGAATTGAATTTGGTGAGAAAGGACGGAAGCAATGGTTGGATGTGGGTCCGGGGAGAAACCGTGCTCGATAATGAAAATAAAGTTGTAAAACTTTGGGGGGTTGCCCAGGATATTTCTGAACGCAGGCAAGCGGAAGAGGAACTCCGAAACGCAAAAGAACGTGCAGAAGAGAGTGATCGTTTAAAATCTGCTTTTCTGGCCAATATGAGCCACGAAATACGCACCCCAATGAATGGTATTCTTGGTTTTGCCGATTTATTGAAAAGGCCAAATCTTACCGGTGAAAAACAGCAAAAGTATATTCGAATCATCGAAAAAAGCGGTACTCGCATGCTTAATATTATTAATGATATCATTAATGTTTCGAAAATTGAATCAGGACTAATGGAGGTTAATATACAGGAAACGAATGTAAATGAGCAAATTGAATTTGTTTATACCTTCTTCAACCCCGGTGCTGTAGCAAAAGGACTGCGACTTTCGATCAGCAATTCATTGCCTATTGATGAGTCTATCTTTAAAACCGACAGCGAGAAACTGTATGCTATCCTCACAAACCTAGTTAACAATGCTATAAAATACACCCCGACAGGTTCAATCGAATTTGGCTACCGCCTTCGAACAGTCAGGGGTGCCGTTGTTACGTTGGGTGTTCCTAATGCCCCATCCGAACTGGAGTTTTTCGTGAAGGATACCGGTATCGGCATTCCAAAAGCGCGGCAGCAGGCCATATTTGAACGGTTTATTCAAGCCGATATTACCGACAAGAATGCTTTTCAGGGAGCTGGTTTAGGCTTATCTATAAGTAAGGCTTACGTGGAGATGCTTGAAGGAACTATTTGGGTGGAATCGGAGGAAGGAAAGGGTAGTTCCTTCTACTTTACCCTTCCTTATCATATTGATGCGATCGTAAAAAATAGTTCGAAAAATGAAAGTTCTCCACTGGTTGAAGCACCGCCGATAAATAACTTGAAAATTGTAATTGCCGAGGACGATGAAGCTTCGGACCAACTCATTTCGGTTGTTGTTGAGGAATTCGCAAAGGAAATTCTTCATGTAAGAACCGGAACCGAAGCGGTGGCCGCATGCTTCAATAATCCGGATATCGACTTGGTGTTAATGGATATTCAGATGCCCGAAATGAACGGATATGATGCCACTAAGCAAATACGATCGTTTAATAGAGATATTGTTATCATTGCGCAAACGGCTTATGCATTGGAGGGCGATCGGGAAAAGGCAATTGTAGCCGGCTGTAACGATTATACTACCAAACCCATCAAAGCGAATGAATTGCAACAATTGATCATAAAACACTTTAAGAAAGAGTGA
- a CDS encoding sensor histidine kinase: METRYFRLILVFLIFPLISIAQEIGFPIIRNYTPKEYKNAPQVMGAIQDSSGVMYFGVGSPTIEYDGVTWQSIQNEKNTTAFDFSMDKNGKIFVAANEEFGYLTKDKEGNTTYQSLTQQIHDTTVKLGTVYSVKLTSKFAYFQTSDAIFQYGFASDDLQIFQADLNGSFSGNFVFQNIYYAQCDNKGLMKIENGVLKPAPQSAFFKNKNIFDIALSYDTTAMLILTRTNGQFLYQPLKDTIPQRNSILHKDFIRNNAISVGSPLGSNCFVLGSLNKGAFLVDKQGTILQQYNESNQLQNNHVRGIAVDNTQNLWIGLSIGISKTEPILDLSYWDKKAGLEDIVESVIRYNGTIYIATHANVYYIGKDNKIYKVQNIPIGINWCLFETKNIKSLLVGTTAGIYEIKGDKAQPIYKGSRTTEIYQSIKNPNRILSTSGDFFISLIYRNGKWIYEGQWSGIKDNIRGIIEDNTGVVWLGTFRSGIIQVTPNFNNITKPQKIKYYDKKDGLVSLKNVLPFRFKNKIIWGSETGLTIYNSQTNRFDPFTEFGEQFCNGSRDVFSLQEMPDGKIWICPLENRNADIGYLQPNQRGGYDWVYAPFRRITDMFLVAFYIEPSGIAWIGGSEGLYRYDMSKDVKNYAQKFNCLIRRITVGTDSLIHIGTISKTEPLKLAYDYNSLKFEFAAPFFDQEEKTLYSYQLIGFDKKWSKWSRQTDKEYTNLGEGTYTFQVKALNIYNVESKTSTFQLTILPPFYYTWWALTLYILLSGLLIFLFIQWRIATLKRQKKYLKLKIREKTALVMQQKEELQVTNEELETINEALTEHRNELEIANATKDKFFSIIAHDLRNPFNALLGISELLVEKIKDRDFESSYKFAQAIHKASSASFELLENLLNWSRSQTGKISFTPEKLDVKDLIDSNIFLMNNSAESKGIHLTSTLSASVIAFADKNMVLTILRNLLTNAIKFSRKDDRIIVEVEETNEGVTIHVSDTGVGMNEETVGKIFKPGEKIKTVGTAKEPGTGLGLILCKEFVHWHHGKIWVESKEDVGSRFSFTLPKKRE; encoded by the coding sequence ATGGAAACCAGATATTTTAGGCTCATCCTTGTTTTTTTAATATTTCCATTGATTTCTATCGCACAAGAAATCGGTTTCCCCATCATTCGTAACTATACGCCAAAGGAATACAAGAATGCGCCCCAGGTGATGGGTGCGATACAAGACAGCAGTGGCGTTATGTACTTTGGTGTAGGTAGTCCCACAATTGAATACGATGGCGTTACTTGGCAAAGTATTCAGAATGAAAAAAATACGACAGCGTTTGACTTTTCTATGGACAAAAACGGGAAAATTTTTGTTGCTGCGAATGAAGAGTTTGGCTATTTAACGAAGGATAAAGAGGGAAATACCACTTACCAAAGCCTAACACAACAAATTCATGATACAACGGTCAAATTAGGTACCGTTTACTCGGTAAAACTCACCTCAAAATTCGCCTATTTCCAAACGTCCGATGCCATATTTCAATATGGCTTTGCATCAGACGATCTGCAAATATTCCAGGCCGATCTGAATGGATCGTTTTCCGGAAACTTTGTTTTCCAAAATATTTATTATGCCCAATGCGACAATAAAGGCTTAATGAAAATAGAGAACGGAGTATTAAAGCCTGCACCTCAATCGGCGTTCTTTAAAAATAAAAATATTTTTGACATTGCCCTTTCTTACGATACAACCGCAATGTTAATCCTTACCCGCACTAATGGTCAATTTTTATATCAACCCCTAAAGGATACTATTCCGCAAAGAAATTCTATTCTGCATAAAGATTTTATTCGGAATAATGCAATTAGTGTTGGGTCTCCATTGGGTAGTAATTGTTTTGTTTTGGGCTCGTTAAACAAAGGGGCATTTCTAGTTGACAAACAAGGAACAATTCTGCAGCAATACAACGAAAGCAATCAACTACAAAACAACCATGTAAGGGGCATTGCCGTGGATAACACCCAAAACTTATGGATTGGGTTATCCATCGGAATTAGCAAAACCGAACCCATCCTTGATTTGAGTTACTGGGATAAGAAAGCTGGTCTCGAAGACATTGTAGAGAGCGTAATTCGCTACAATGGAACCATATACATCGCCACCCATGCCAATGTATACTATATTGGCAAAGACAATAAAATATACAAAGTGCAAAACATCCCGATCGGGATAAACTGGTGTTTGTTTGAAACAAAAAACATAAAATCGCTGCTGGTAGGGACGACGGCGGGCATATATGAAATAAAAGGCGATAAAGCTCAACCGATATACAAAGGCAGCAGAACTACCGAAATATACCAATCGATTAAAAATCCAAACAGAATACTGAGCACGAGTGGTGATTTTTTTATTTCACTAATATATCGAAATGGGAAATGGATATATGAAGGGCAATGGAGTGGCATAAAAGATAACATTCGCGGAATTATTGAAGACAATACCGGAGTAGTTTGGTTGGGGACTTTTCGGAGTGGAATTATCCAAGTTACTCCAAATTTCAACAACATTACAAAACCTCAGAAAATAAAATACTACGACAAGAAAGATGGGCTTGTTTCGTTAAAAAACGTATTACCCTTTCGGTTTAAGAATAAAATTATCTGGGGCTCCGAAACGGGGCTCACCATTTACAATTCACAAACCAACCGTTTTGATCCTTTTACAGAATTTGGGGAGCAATTTTGCAATGGCAGCCGCGATGTGTTTTCGTTACAGGAAATGCCCGATGGTAAAATATGGATTTGTCCTTTGGAGAATCGAAATGCCGACATAGGGTATTTACAGCCAAACCAACGTGGCGGATACGATTGGGTTTATGCTCCTTTCCGCCGAATTACAGACATGTTTCTAGTTGCTTTTTACATTGAGCCTTCGGGCATTGCTTGGATAGGCGGTAGCGAAGGTTTGTACCGTTACGACATGAGCAAAGACGTCAAAAACTACGCTCAGAAATTCAACTGTCTTATCCGGAGAATAACCGTTGGAACCGACAGTTTAATTCATATTGGAACAATATCAAAAACAGAACCGTTGAAATTGGCATACGATTACAATTCATTGAAATTCGAATTTGCCGCTCCTTTTTTCGACCAGGAGGAAAAAACCCTATACAGCTATCAACTCATTGGCTTTGATAAGAAATGGAGCAAATGGAGCAGACAAACAGACAAAGAGTACACCAACCTCGGCGAAGGCACTTACACTTTTCAGGTAAAGGCTCTAAATATTTACAATGTTGAAAGCAAAACAAGCACCTTCCAACTGACTATACTACCGCCATTTTACTATACATGGTGGGCACTTACCCTCTATATTCTGTTGTCGGGTCTGCTGATTTTCCTTTTCATCCAATGGCGTATTGCCACACTAAAAAGGCAGAAAAAATATCTCAAATTAAAGATTAGAGAAAAAACTGCTCTGGTAATGCAACAGAAAGAGGAGCTACAGGTGACAAACGAGGAGTTGGAAACCATAAACGAAGCATTAACCGAACATAGAAATGAGTTGGAAATTGCAAATGCAACGAAGGATAAGTTCTTCAGCATTATTGCCCACGACCTTCGAAATCCCTTTAACGCTCTTCTTGGCATTTCGGAGCTACTCGTTGAGAAAATCAAAGACCGCGACTTTGAAAGCAGCTATAAATTTGCTCAAGCAATTCACAAAGCTTCATCAGCATCATTCGAACTGCTGGAAAACCTGCTCAACTGGAGCAGATCGCAAACCGGAAAAATATCATTTACTCCTGAAAAGTTGGATGTGAAAGATTTAATTGACTCGAATATATTCCTGATGAACAATTCAGCTGAAAGCAAAGGAATACATCTCACATCAACGCTATCTGCGAGCGTCATTGCATTTGCCGACAAAAACATGGTTCTTACCATCCTGCGCAACCTCCTTACCAACGCAATTAAGTTTTCGAGAAAGGATGATCGAATTATCGTTGAGGTGGAAGAAACAAACGAAGGAGTTACCATTCACGTTTCAGACACCGGCGTGGGAATGAATGAAGAAACTGTCGGAAAAATATTTAAACCCGGCGAAAAAATTAAAACCGTAGGGACTGCTAAAGAACCAGGAACTGGCCTAGGCCTAATCTTATGTAAAGAGTTTGTTCATTGGCATCATGGAAAAATATGGGTAGAGAGTAAAGAGGACGTTGGTAGCAGATTTTCCTTTACGCTCCCCAAGAAAAGGGAGTGA
- a CDS encoding response regulator has protein sequence MDKEALILLVEDNKMDVALTLDAFREARLDNKIQVAHNGEEALEYLFGEGDFADRNSYPLPNIILLDLKMPGIDGFEVLRRIKKTDGIKRIPVIILTSSKEEGDRAMSYDHGANSYLVKPVSFDDFLEVVKKITDYWITLNVEPPMNGK, from the coding sequence ATGGACAAAGAAGCATTAATACTGTTGGTCGAGGACAATAAAATGGATGTCGCACTCACACTCGATGCATTTCGTGAAGCCCGATTGGACAATAAAATTCAAGTTGCACATAATGGTGAAGAAGCACTAGAATATCTTTTTGGTGAAGGAGATTTTGCCGATCGCAATTCTTATCCCCTGCCAAACATTATTCTTTTGGATTTGAAAATGCCTGGTATTGATGGATTCGAGGTGCTTAGAAGAATAAAAAAAACCGATGGAATAAAACGAATCCCGGTAATAATACTAACATCATCGAAAGAAGAAGGCGACAGAGCTATGAGCTATGATCACGGAGCCAATAGTTATTTAGTAAAACCTGTATCATTTGATGATTTTTTGGAAGTTGTAAAAAAAATCACCGATTATTGGATTACGTTGAATGTTGAACCTCCGATGAATGGGAAATAG
- a CDS encoding AMP-binding protein, translating to MIKENLIEYIESGIKQGWNSPAMTDYKSATISYGEVAKQITMLHLLFERNDIKPGDKVALLGKNCTSWGIVYLATVSYGAVMVPILPDFRPADVLHIVNHSDATVFFVADALATPLKLAQMPNIKTIISLDSMQVIQAESDRVATDFANVENLFATKYPNGLSPENFNLPTVSNSELAVISYTSGTTGFSKGVMLALNSLSANIRYAQANMPLQTGDKIVSFLPLAHAYGCAFEFLFPITIGCHITFLTKVPSPQLVMEAFQEIRPRLILSVPLVVEKIFKRQIVPIITKSPMKWLLKIPLVNTLIYRKINRKLTNIFGNNFHEIVVGGAAFNAGAEAFFRKIKFRFTVGYGMTECGPLISYSSWRDSLPFSAGKPVDSLTVRIDSSDPINIVGEIRVKGDNVMMGYYKNDEATREVLEDGWLHTGDLGLMDKEGNIFLKGRSKSMILGASGQNIYPEEIESVLDNKFGVMESLVIMNNGQLQALIFPDFETLKNSNIGREEVESIMKNHLIEVNHQLPAYMNLSKFIIHPEEFEKTPKRSIKRYLYSTN from the coding sequence ATGATAAAAGAGAATTTAATAGAATACATAGAGAGTGGAATTAAGCAGGGTTGGAATAGCCCAGCCATGACCGACTACAAAAGCGCAACCATTAGCTACGGCGAGGTGGCCAAGCAAATCACAATGCTACACCTTCTCTTCGAACGTAATGACATTAAACCGGGCGACAAGGTGGCGCTGCTCGGAAAAAATTGCACCAGCTGGGGCATTGTGTATTTAGCCACGGTGAGTTATGGTGCCGTAATGGTACCCATTCTCCCCGATTTCCGCCCCGCCGATGTGCTTCATATTGTCAACCACTCCGACGCCACCGTTTTCTTTGTGGCCGACGCCCTGGCAACCCCGCTCAAGTTGGCGCAAATGCCAAATATCAAAACCATAATATCGCTCGATTCAATGCAGGTGATTCAAGCCGAAAGCGATCGAGTAGCAACGGATTTCGCCAACGTCGAAAACCTTTTTGCAACCAAATATCCAAACGGGCTAAGCCCCGAAAACTTTAACCTTCCCACGGTAAGCAACAGCGAACTAGCAGTAATTAGCTACACCTCTGGAACAACTGGTTTTTCCAAGGGCGTTATGCTCGCACTCAACAGCCTCTCGGCCAACATTCGCTACGCCCAAGCCAACATGCCGCTACAAACTGGCGACAAAATTGTTTCCTTCCTTCCACTTGCGCACGCGTACGGCTGCGCTTTCGAGTTTCTGTTTCCCATTACCATCGGTTGCCATATCACATTCCTCACAAAGGTTCCATCGCCTCAACTGGTAATGGAGGCTTTTCAAGAGATACGGCCTAGGCTTATCCTGTCCGTTCCACTCGTAGTGGAGAAAATTTTCAAAAGGCAAATTGTTCCGATTATCACCAAATCGCCCATGAAGTGGTTGTTGAAAATACCGCTCGTAAACACGCTCATCTACCGAAAAATAAATCGCAAGCTTACCAATATTTTTGGCAACAACTTCCACGAGATTGTGGTGGGTGGAGCAGCCTTCAACGCAGGTGCCGAGGCCTTTTTCCGCAAAATAAAGTTTCGCTTTACCGTTGGCTACGGGATGACCGAGTGTGGTCCGCTCATTAGCTACTCTTCGTGGCGCGACTCGCTTCCGTTTTCGGCAGGCAAACCGGTCGATTCCTTAACCGTTCGTATCGACTCCTCCGATCCAATAAACATTGTAGGCGAAATCCGGGTAAAAGGTGACAATGTTATGATGGGCTACTACAAGAACGATGAGGCTACTCGGGAGGTACTCGAGGATGGTTGGCTGCATACTGGCGACCTAGGCCTGATGGACAAGGAAGGGAATATCTTCCTTAAGGGCCGAAGCAAAAGCATGATCCTTGGTGCTTCGGGCCAAAACATATACCCAGAGGAGATTGAGTCGGTGCTCGACAATAAGTTCGGGGTTATGGAGTCGCTGGTAATTATGAACAACGGCCAGCTGCAGGCACTTATCTTTCCCGATTTTGAAACACTAAAAAATAGCAATATTGGACGTGAAGAGGTCGAATCGATAATGAAGAATCACCTGATTGAGGTGAACCATCAACTTCCCGCCTACATGAACCTTTCAAAATTCATCATCCATCCCGAAGAGTTTGAGAAAACGCCCAAGCGCAGCATCAAGCGGTATTTATACTCAACAAACTAG